From one Cyprinus carpio isolate SPL01 chromosome B3, ASM1834038v1, whole genome shotgun sequence genomic stretch:
- the LOC109065685 gene encoding transmembrane protease serine 9-like, which produces MKMMREMIHILGVAFSIALLMRGCDAQLDVCGRASLNTKIVGGQNAAAGAWPWQVSLHRSTGHFCGGSLINNEWVLTAAHCFDNTSPTGLTVYLGRQTQSGTNSNEVSRTVSTIIKHPDYSSSTNDNDITLLHLSSPVTFTEYIKPVCLASESSTFFNRTVSWVTGWGNIGSSVPLPSPQNLQEVQVPVVGNRQCKCFYGVSTITDNMICAGLVEGGKDSCQGDSGGPMVSKQGLLWVQSGVVSFGNGCALAKFPGVYARVSKYQSWINGQITTNQPGFVTFTSSGTDGDLAISCSGVPAITTTTVATTTTTTVAPVVCGTAKLNTRIGGNSSFASSGAWPWMASLRFNGSHVCGGTLIAERFVMSSASCFTRSTNASDWTVILGRLNQNSFNPNEVSIKVANITLSSGTGDNVAVLQLAVAPNLTNFIQPICVDMGGNTFSANTQCWVAGWGSGAGGVNQTLQEYQTSVVSCGNSSSNNNICTSSLNLQEGDQGGPLMCKLGQSWMHAAVLTIPTLTNSTASRSVRAQDVQVFTKTSSFASFLTTVVGSFPPTPTTSISPANNSTSSGSQTSPFCLTVSVLLPALTALKVFH; this is translated from the exons atgaagatgatgagggAGATGATCCATATACTCGGTGTAGCATTTTCCATCGCTCTTCTAATGAGAG GATGTGACGCACAGCTGGATG TGTGTGGTAGAGCATCTCTCAACACAAAGATAGTTGGAGGACAGAATGCAGCGGCTGGTGCTTGGCCGTGGCAGGTCAGCCTTCACAGGAGCACCGGCCATTTCTGTGGTGGATCACTCATCAACAATGAATGGGTTCTGACCGCAGCTCACTGCTTTGACAA TACTTCACCCACTGGCCTAACTGTGTACCTGGGCCGACAGACACAGTCAGGAACAAATTCAAACGAAGTGTCCAGGACTGTCTCTACAATCATAAAACATCCAGACTACAGTAGCAGCACTAATGACAACGACATCACTCTTCTGCATCTGTCTTCACCAGTGACATTTACTGAGTATATCAAACCAGTCTGTCTGGCTTCAGAAAGCAGTACATTCTTCAACCGCACTGTGAGCTGGGTCACCGGATGGGGAAACATTGGGTCAAGCG TTCCCCTGCCCTCACCGCAAAATCTACAGGAAGTGCAAGTGCCTGTTGTTGGAAACAggcagtgtaagtgtttttatggaGTCTCAACAATCACTGACAACATGATATGTGCCGGACTAGTAGAAGGAGGGAAAGACTCTTGTCAG GGTGACTCTGGTGGTCCTATGGTCAGCAAGCAGGGCTTGCTCTGGGTCCAGTCTGGAGTTGTGAGCTTCGGCAATGGTTGTGCTTTAGCTAAATTTCCTGGTGTGTATGCCCGAGTGTCTAAGTACCAGAGCTGGATCAATGGGCAGATCACCACCAACCAGCCAGGCTTTGTTACATTCACCTCCAGTGGTACCGATGGTGACCTGGCAATTAGCTGTAGTGGTGTGCCTGCCATTACCACAACCACTGTCGCCACGACAACAACTACAACCGTCGCAC CTGTAGTGTGTGGAACCGCCAAACTGAACACCCGCATTGGAGGAAACAGCTCCTTCGCCTCTTCTGGTGCTTGGCCATGGATGGCCAGCCTGCGGTTCAACGGCAGTCACGTTTGTGGAGGAACACTGATTGCTGAACGATTTGTCATGAGCTCTGCCAGCTGCTTTACCAG ATCCACCAATGCCTCTGACTGGACCGTGATCCTGGGCCGTCTGAATCAGAACAGCTTCAACCCCAATGAGGTCTCTATAAAAGTGGCCAATATCACACTCAGCAGTGGTACAGGTGACAACGTTGCAGTCTTGCAGCTGGCCGTCGCACCAAACCTCACAAATTTCATTCAGCCTATATGTGTGGACATGGGAGGCAATACCTTCAGCGCTAACACTCAGTGCTGGGTGGCAGGATGGGGCTCAGGAGCAGGAGGAG TGAATCAGACTCTTCAGGAATACCAGACCTCTGTTGTGAGCTGTGGAAACTCATCCTCAAACAACAATATTTGTACAAGTTCCTTGAACTTACAGGAG ggtGATCAGGGTGGTCCACTGATGTGTAAGCTGGGTCAGTCTTGGATGCATGCTGCTGTTTTGACCATACCAACACTGACCAACAGCACTGCATCTCGCTCTGTTCGTGCTCAAGATGTCCAGGTCTTCACTAAAACCTCCAGCTTTGCCTCATTCCTGACAACTGTTGTGGGTTCCTTCCCTCCAACACCCACAACCTCCATAAGTCCAGCAAACAACTCAACCTCTAGTGGGTCACAAACATCTCCCTTCTGTTTAACCGTTTCAGTCCTCTTACCTGCACTTACGGCTCTTAAAGTCTTTCATTAA